One part of the Sphingobium yanoikuyae genome encodes these proteins:
- a CDS encoding TonB-dependent receptor plug domain-containing protein: MPSIHMLRATAALVALTSAQQALAAEADQDSNQIVVTAAGREQEVRDAPASISVITRETLDAMPYREVTDALMEIPGVTVTPGEGNSRDISIRGMAPQYTLILVDGKRLSSRESRTNGGNVSEGGLLPPLEAIERIEVVRGPMSSLYGSDAMGGVVNIITRRISDHWRGSARVNGTMQLADNFGNYTDGNFYLSGPVTSGIGLQLQGSMNRREGDTEIGGTPERHDDSLAGKLGFNLSANHQILLEGGYYRQKVIEVAGETTETSATAPLGTETTQTQKRKVASISHSGQ; this comes from the coding sequence ATGCCATCCATCCATATGCTGCGGGCAACCGCGGCCCTTGTCGCGCTGACCAGCGCACAACAGGCACTGGCCGCCGAAGCCGACCAGGATTCCAACCAGATCGTCGTCACCGCCGCCGGCCGTGAACAGGAGGTGCGCGACGCGCCAGCCTCGATCAGCGTCATCACTCGCGAGACGCTGGACGCCATGCCCTATCGCGAAGTGACCGATGCGCTGATGGAAATCCCCGGCGTCACCGTCACGCCGGGCGAAGGCAATAGCCGCGACATCTCGATCCGCGGCATGGCGCCGCAATATACGCTGATCCTGGTCGACGGTAAGCGGCTGTCGTCGCGCGAATCCCGCACCAATGGCGGCAATGTCAGCGAAGGTGGCCTGCTGCCGCCGCTCGAAGCGATCGAGCGGATCGAGGTGGTGCGTGGGCCCATGTCCTCGCTCTACGGATCGGACGCGATGGGCGGCGTCGTCAACATCATCACCCGCCGGATCAGCGACCATTGGCGCGGCAGCGCGCGCGTCAACGGCACGATGCAGCTGGCGGACAATTTCGGCAATTATACCGACGGCAATTTCTATCTGTCCGGCCCGGTGACCAGCGGCATCGGTCTGCAATTGCAGGGATCGATGAACCGGCGCGAGGGCGACACGGAAATCGGTGGCACGCCCGAGCGGCATGATGACAGCCTGGCCGGCAAGCTGGGCTTCAACCTCAGCGCCAACCACCAGATCCTGCTGGAGGGCGGCTATTATCGGCAGAAGGTGATCGAGGTTGCCGGCGAGACGACCGAGACGTCGGCAACCGCGCCGCTCGGCACCGAAACCACCCAGACCCAGAAGCGCAAGGTCGCATCGATCAGCCATAGCGGCCAGTAG
- a CDS encoding TonB-dependent receptor domain-containing protein: MVPLPSNTLTVGGFYRYEDLSDLTGNLLSGSTTTGTTRTSWALFAENELKLLDGLALTGGIRMDHDEQYGVHWTPRVYAVWNITPSLTLKGGYSQGFRAPSLRQTIPDWGQTSRGGTIYGNPDLEAETSRTIEAALLFSRNGFNASVTAYDTRFNDKITRVTCEVAGAWCVDEPLSSIGRPPTTYVNVDKARVRGVEVSVDVPLTHTLRLNATGTLTDSEQLSGANIGAALNDTPKQQASASLNWRPDKRFSAFVRAVYRGEEAVTEAQISGNNIVSPDYMVVDMGASYKITPAFTFHAGVQNLLDKRLNYDTSGYLIDPARVWMGVGVRF, from the coding sequence GTGGTCCCGCTGCCGTCCAACACGCTGACCGTCGGCGGTTTCTATCGCTATGAGGATCTGTCCGACCTGACCGGCAACCTTTTGTCGGGATCGACCACCACCGGCACCACCCGCACCAGCTGGGCGCTGTTCGCCGAAAATGAGCTGAAGCTGCTCGACGGGCTGGCGCTGACCGGCGGCATCCGCATGGACCATGACGAACAATATGGCGTCCACTGGACCCCGCGCGTCTATGCGGTATGGAACATCACCCCGTCCCTGACGCTGAAGGGCGGCTATTCGCAGGGCTTCCGCGCGCCGAGCCTGCGCCAGACGATTCCCGACTGGGGCCAGACCAGCCGTGGCGGCACCATCTATGGCAATCCCGACCTGGAAGCCGAAACCTCCCGCACGATCGAGGCGGCCCTGCTCTTCTCGCGGAATGGCTTCAACGCCAGCGTCACTGCCTATGACACCCGCTTCAACGACAAGATCACCCGTGTGACCTGCGAAGTGGCGGGGGCCTGGTGCGTCGATGAACCGCTCAGTTCGATCGGCCGTCCGCCCACGACCTATGTCAATGTCGACAAGGCACGGGTGCGCGGCGTGGAAGTCTCGGTCGATGTGCCGCTGACCCACACGCTGCGGCTCAACGCCACCGGCACGCTGACGGATTCGGAACAGCTGAGCGGTGCCAATATCGGCGCGGCGCTCAACGACACGCCCAAGCAGCAGGCCAGCGCCTCGCTCAACTGGCGCCCGGACAAGCGCTTCTCCGCCTTCGTGCGCGCCGTCTATCGCGGCGAGGAAGCCGTGACCGAGGCGCAGATCAGCGGCAATAATATCGTGTCGCCCGACTATATGGTGGTGGACATGGGCGCATCCTACAAGATCACGCCCGCCTTCACCTTCCATGCCGGTGTGCAGAACCTGCTCGACAAGCGTCTCAACTATGACACCTCGGGCTATCTGATCGACCCGGCCCGTGTCTGGATGGGCGTGGGCGTGCGCTTCTGA
- a CDS encoding TonB-dependent receptor, which produces MTRRFRTLLFCACATLPTLPIEAQAQDRAQDRASVTQDIIVTARRTEERLQDVPISITVFNQEELANRNVVNAQDLAAYTPSLSANGNFGSENSSFAIRGFAQDIGTAPSVGVYFADVVAPRGASNGLPSGDGAGPGAFFDLQNVQILKGPQGTLFGRNTTGGAILLVPQKPTDEFSGYVEGSVGNYDMWRGQAVVNAPLGDRARMRIGVDRQKRDGYMRNGSGIGPDRFGDVDYIALRASLVVDLTPDLENYTILSYSDSSNNGPIQKLVAAAPEGLGQLAYGQLLRQGSGFYDVMQSLENPYSQTEQWQAINTTSWQASDTLTVKNIVSYAQLKQRMNAPLFGTDFVVDFAAINPFLAALGSYHLPFTTVTSIPGGYTANQSTFTEELQLQGRSGDGRLNWQAGAYLEVSEPLGMSGSQSPFLASCTDSATLQCTDPLGFLSNLDPTIPAFAKPIHAGTVNYTAGRTNFHNVGLYAQATYALIDQLKLTGGFRYTWDHSRNVSDQRTYIVAYPPQYGAFNPAAAYRCTNPQAAATNCVSHYYQSSEKPTWLVDLDYNPTQDILLYAKYARGYRAGTIVPNITAPLNIVEPEKVDSYELGLKTSFGGALRGTFNLAGFYNDFSNQQLQVGFNARPLSGQASTAAPVNAGKSEIWGLEADASLTPFQGLVLTGGYSYLRTKIKSVPDFSSFNDPNYILAAPFQPGDPEVLSPRHKVTVSGTYTLPLDEEKIGRISFGATFTHRSSMLVNYTDRTNPDPSIAALSTLAPLDLLNLNASWNNIAGAPVDLSLFMTNVTKEKYYSFIAGLGSPSVNFETATLGEPQMYGARLRFRFGG; this is translated from the coding sequence ATGACACGCCGTTTCCGGACGTTGCTTTTCTGCGCCTGCGCGACTCTGCCTACCCTGCCGATCGAGGCCCAGGCGCAGGATAGGGCTCAGGACAGGGCCAGCGTGACCCAGGACATCATCGTCACCGCCCGCCGGACCGAGGAACGGCTGCAGGACGTGCCGATCTCGATCACCGTGTTCAATCAGGAAGAACTGGCCAACCGCAATGTCGTCAATGCGCAGGATCTGGCCGCCTATACCCCCTCGCTGTCCGCCAATGGCAATTTCGGCAGCGAGAATAGCAGTTTCGCCATTCGCGGCTTTGCCCAGGATATCGGCACTGCGCCCTCGGTCGGCGTCTATTTCGCTGATGTGGTCGCGCCGCGCGGCGCCTCCAACGGCCTGCCCTCGGGCGATGGCGCCGGGCCGGGCGCCTTTTTCGACCTGCAGAATGTCCAGATATTGAAGGGGCCACAGGGCACCCTGTTTGGCCGCAACACCACCGGCGGCGCGATCCTGCTGGTGCCGCAGAAGCCGACCGACGAATTTTCCGGCTATGTCGAAGGATCGGTGGGTAATTATGACATGTGGCGCGGCCAGGCGGTGGTCAACGCGCCGCTCGGCGACCGGGCGCGGATGCGCATCGGCGTCGATCGGCAGAAGCGCGACGGCTATATGCGCAACGGCAGCGGCATCGGCCCCGACCGGTTCGGCGATGTCGACTATATCGCGCTGCGCGCCAGCCTTGTCGTCGACCTGACCCCCGATCTCGAAAACTACACCATCCTGTCCTACAGTGATTCCAGCAACAATGGCCCGATCCAGAAGCTGGTTGCGGCCGCGCCGGAGGGGCTGGGCCAGCTCGCTTATGGCCAGTTGCTGCGCCAGGGCAGCGGCTTCTACGACGTCATGCAGTCACTGGAAAACCCCTATTCCCAGACCGAGCAGTGGCAGGCGATCAACACCACAAGCTGGCAGGCGAGCGACACGCTGACGGTCAAGAATATCGTCAGCTACGCCCAGTTGAAGCAGCGCATGAACGCGCCGCTGTTCGGCACCGATTTCGTCGTCGATTTCGCCGCGATCAATCCCTTCCTCGCCGCGCTGGGCAGCTATCATCTGCCCTTCACCACGGTGACGTCGATTCCGGGCGGCTATACCGCCAACCAGTCGACCTTTACCGAGGAACTGCAATTGCAGGGGCGCTCGGGCGATGGCCGGCTCAACTGGCAGGCAGGGGCCTATCTGGAGGTCAGCGAACCGCTGGGCATGAGCGGCAGCCAGTCGCCCTTCCTGGCGTCCTGCACCGATTCCGCCACCCTGCAATGCACCGATCCGCTTGGCTTCCTGTCCAATCTCGATCCGACCATCCCGGCGTTCGCCAAGCCGATCCATGCCGGCACCGTCAATTACACGGCGGGCCGCACCAATTTCCACAATGTCGGCCTCTATGCGCAGGCAACCTATGCGCTGATCGATCAGCTGAAACTGACCGGCGGCTTCCGCTACACCTGGGATCATTCGCGCAATGTCAGCGACCAGCGCACCTATATCGTCGCCTATCCGCCGCAATATGGCGCCTTCAATCCGGCCGCGGCCTATCGCTGCACCAATCCGCAGGCGGCGGCGACCAATTGCGTGTCGCATTATTATCAGTCGTCGGAAAAGCCGACCTGGCTGGTCGACCTGGATTACAACCCGACCCAGGACATATTGCTCTACGCCAAATATGCGCGCGGCTATCGTGCCGGCACGATCGTCCCCAATATCACCGCGCCGCTCAACATCGTCGAGCCGGAGAAGGTGGACAGCTATGAGCTGGGCCTCAAGACCAGTTTTGGCGGGGCGCTGCGCGGCACCTTCAACCTGGCCGGCTTCTATAATGATTTTTCCAACCAGCAATTGCAGGTCGGCTTCAACGCGCGGCCGCTGTCGGGACAGGCGTCCACCGCCGCGCCGGTCAATGCCGGCAAGTCGGAGATATGGGGGCTGGAGGCCGATGCCTCGCTGACCCCGTTCCAGGGACTGGTGCTGACCGGCGGCTACAGCTATCTGCGCACCAAGATCAAATCGGTGCCCGATTTCTCCAGCTTCAACGACCCCAATTATATCCTGGCCGCGCCGTTCCAGCCCGGCGATCCCGAAGTGCTGTCGCCGCGTCACAAGGTCACGGTCAGCGGCACCTACACCCTGCCGCTGGACGAGGAGAAGATCGGCCGCATCTCCTTCGGCGCGACCTTCACCCATCGGTCCTCGATGCTGGTCAACTATACCGACCGTACCAATCCCGATCCGTCGATCGCCGCGCTCAGCACGCTGGCGCCACTCGATCTGCTGAACCTCAACGCCAGCTGGAACAATATCGCCGGCGCGCCCGTCGACCTCAGCCTGTTCATGACCAATGTGACCAAGGAAAAATATTACAGCTTCATCGCCGGGCTGGGCTCGCCCAGCGTCAATTTCGAGACGGCGACGCTGGGCGAGCCGCAAATGTATGGCGCGCGCCTGCGCTTCCGCTTCGGCGGATAA
- a CDS encoding LysR family transcriptional regulator yields MHFDLNSLVTLGLLLRTKSVTRTAQQLGVSQPSVSRSLAQLRSLLGDPLLVRTAGGMELTRRAEELAPSLQDWLATTAGLLEPPRFDPATLDRRFRVASTDFGVAAVVAPTLPHIGRAAPLAAIDIVPLTGDMVARLTAGEIDLIISGLDPDPAQTYERFLFTETFSCVVDRHHKLAAHPTDRSLSVEDFLSCPHISFVVSDSGFDRIELRLGELAPRRRVIARLPYFQAAPHMIRGSDALMTLPTRAAEAIARTHDLACLPAPDLVGTFGYRLLWNERSHRDPAIAWLCAMFADHCGSDAALPHSKAA; encoded by the coding sequence GTGCATTTCGACCTCAACAGCCTGGTGACACTGGGCCTGTTGCTGCGCACGAAAAGCGTCACGCGCACGGCGCAGCAACTGGGCGTCAGCCAGCCGTCGGTCAGCCGGTCGCTGGCGCAGTTGCGCAGCCTGCTCGGCGACCCGCTGCTGGTGCGGACCGCCGGCGGCATGGAACTGACCCGGCGGGCGGAGGAACTGGCGCCGTCCTTGCAGGACTGGCTGGCGACGACCGCCGGCCTGCTGGAACCGCCGCGTTTCGATCCGGCGACGCTCGATCGCCGGTTCCGCGTCGCATCGACCGATTTCGGCGTCGCCGCCGTGGTGGCGCCGACCCTGCCGCATATCGGCCGCGCGGCGCCGCTGGCGGCGATCGACATCGTGCCTTTGACCGGCGACATGGTGGCGCGGCTGACCGCCGGCGAGATCGACCTCATCATCAGCGGGCTCGATCCCGATCCGGCCCAGACCTATGAGCGTTTCCTGTTCACCGAAACGTTCAGCTGCGTCGTCGATCGCCATCACAAGCTGGCGGCGCATCCGACCGACCGGTCCCTGTCGGTCGAGGATTTCCTGTCCTGCCCGCATATCAGCTTCGTCGTCAGCGACAGCGGCTTCGACCGGATCGAACTGCGCCTGGGCGAACTGGCGCCGCGACGGCGGGTGATCGCCCGCCTGCCCTATTTTCAGGCGGCACCGCACATGATCCGGGGATCGGACGCGCTGATGACGCTGCCGACCCGCGCGGCCGAAGCGATCGCCCGGACCCATGACCTGGCCTGCCTGCCCGCGCCGGACCTGGTCGGCACCTTCGGCTATCGGTTGCTGTGGAACGAGCGGTCGCATCGCGACCCGGCCATCGCCTGGCTGTGCGCCATGTTCGCCGACCATTGCGGCAGCGACGCAGCCCTGCCCCATAGCAAGGCCGCATAA
- a CDS encoding glycoside hydrolase family 2 TIM barrel-domain containing protein — MATERTARMRRMIGRSAAGLALALLIALPAPTLAQPTGAQNFDAGWRFHQGDVATAEQPGFADAGWQPVDLPHDWAIAGPFDEHAPATGSGGFLPTGVAWYRKHFTLPPASTGQRVFIEFDGVMERSGVWINGQHVGHRPSGYASFRYEITQHLKPAGQENVLAVRADTSAQPASRWYAGGGIYRHVRILTLGDVHAETWGSTVRVAKLDATSADLTIGSSVMNQGSAPVEARLEAVIEGPDGRSIATFTGQTISLPAGRATQMDVSGTIVDPRRWDIGDPAMHQALLRVRATDGRLLYEERVPFGIRDARFEAASGFWLNGRNIKLKGVAIHADGGPFGMAVPLAVYERRLKGLMALGVNAVRTAHHPFSPEFLDLCDRLGLIVMNEGFDMWTVAKNPQDYHLYFTDWSSIDARDFVRRDRNHPSIVIWSIGNEIHDTPYPLVAQSIITRLQDIFHAEDPTRPVTMALFRPNTTHDYDNGTADLLDVVGQNYRENELAKAHADKPSRKIIGTENSKNRSSWLVVRDDPAYAGMFLWTGVDYLGEADRAGWPAISNPSGLVDRVDGVKPIGWERASWWSDKPVVKLARRVTEVIDISEMPTMVGIALPQPKGPGALADWSPDNRAAHKEKVEVYSNSDAVELFLNGKSLGRKPRNADDSAITWDVDYAPGELRAVGYRGGAKVAEDMLRSAGAPAAIRLVPEAKAVGGGFDDVVAVRAEVVDARGVLVPGATPLLNATVSGPGRVVAFDNGSVTDHTAFAAPQRAAVGGKAVAFLRGTGKPGAITLQVSAPGLKPGRISLQGTKD, encoded by the coding sequence ATGGCGACGGAACGGACCGCACGGATGCGCAGGATGATCGGGCGGAGTGCCGCCGGCCTGGCGCTGGCGCTATTGATCGCCCTGCCCGCCCCCACTCTGGCCCAGCCGACCGGCGCGCAGAATTTCGATGCAGGCTGGCGCTTCCATCAGGGCGATGTCGCGACCGCAGAACAGCCCGGCTTTGCCGATGCAGGCTGGCAGCCGGTCGACCTGCCGCATGACTGGGCGATCGCCGGGCCGTTCGACGAACATGCGCCAGCGACCGGATCGGGCGGCTTCCTGCCCACCGGTGTCGCCTGGTATCGCAAGCATTTCACCCTGCCGCCCGCCAGCACGGGACAACGCGTCTTCATCGAGTTCGACGGCGTGATGGAGCGGTCGGGCGTGTGGATCAACGGCCAGCATGTCGGCCATCGGCCGAGCGGCTATGCCAGCTTCCGCTACGAGATCACCCAGCATCTGAAACCCGCCGGACAGGAGAATGTGCTGGCGGTACGCGCCGACACCTCCGCCCAGCCGGCCTCGCGCTGGTATGCGGGCGGCGGCATCTACCGCCATGTCCGCATCCTCACCCTGGGCGATGTCCATGCCGAAACATGGGGCAGCACGGTGCGGGTCGCAAAGCTGGACGCGACGAGCGCGGACCTGACCATCGGCAGCAGCGTGATGAACCAGGGCAGTGCCCCGGTCGAGGCGCGGCTGGAGGCGGTGATCGAGGGGCCGGACGGCCGCAGCATCGCAACCTTCACCGGCCAGACCATCAGCCTGCCCGCCGGCCGCGCGACCCAGATGGATGTCAGCGGTACGATCGTCGATCCGCGCCGCTGGGACATTGGCGACCCGGCGATGCACCAGGCGCTGCTGCGCGTCCGCGCGACCGACGGGCGTCTGCTCTATGAGGAGCGCGTCCCCTTCGGCATTCGCGACGCCCGGTTCGAGGCGGCGAGCGGCTTCTGGCTCAATGGCCGCAACATCAAGCTGAAGGGCGTGGCGATCCATGCCGATGGCGGGCCGTTCGGCATGGCGGTGCCGCTGGCCGTCTATGAGCGGCGGCTCAAGGGGCTGATGGCGCTGGGCGTCAATGCGGTGCGCACCGCCCATCATCCCTTCTCGCCCGAATTTCTCGACCTGTGCGACCGGCTCGGCCTGATCGTCATGAACGAGGGCTTCGACATGTGGACGGTGGCGAAGAACCCGCAGGATTATCATCTCTATTTCACCGACTGGTCGTCGATCGACGCGCGCGATTTCGTGCGGCGCGATCGCAATCATCCCAGCATCGTGATCTGGTCGATCGGCAACGAGATTCACGACACGCCCTATCCGCTGGTGGCGCAGTCGATCATCACCCGCTTGCAGGACATCTTCCATGCCGAGGATCCGACCCGGCCGGTGACGATGGCGCTGTTCCGCCCCAATACCACCCATGATTATGACAATGGCACCGCCGACCTGCTGGACGTGGTGGGCCAGAATTATCGCGAGAATGAACTGGCCAAGGCCCATGCCGACAAGCCCAGCCGCAAGATCATCGGCACCGAAAACAGCAAGAACCGGTCAAGCTGGCTCGTGGTGCGGGACGACCCGGCCTATGCCGGCATGTTCCTGTGGACCGGCGTCGATTATCTGGGCGAGGCGGACCGGGCGGGCTGGCCGGCGATCAGCAACCCGTCGGGGCTGGTCGACCGGGTCGACGGGGTGAAGCCGATCGGCTGGGAACGGGCGAGCTGGTGGTCGGACAAGCCGGTCGTGAAGCTGGCCCGGCGCGTGACCGAAGTGATCGACATCAGCGAAATGCCGACCATGGTCGGCATCGCCCTGCCCCAGCCCAAGGGGCCGGGCGCGCTGGCCGACTGGTCGCCCGACAATCGCGCCGCGCACAAGGAAAAGGTCGAGGTCTACAGCAATAGCGACGCGGTCGAGCTGTTCCTCAACGGCAAGTCACTGGGCCGCAAGCCGCGCAACGCGGACGACAGCGCGATCACATGGGACGTCGACTATGCGCCGGGCGAACTGCGCGCGGTCGGCTATCGCGGCGGCGCGAAGGTGGCAGAAGACATGCTGCGCAGCGCCGGTGCGCCGGCCGCGATCCGGCTGGTGCCGGAGGCCAAGGCGGTCGGCGGCGGCTTCGACGATGTCGTCGCGGTGCGGGCCGAGGTGGTGGATGCCAGAGGCGTGCTGGTGCCCGGCGCCACGCCGCTGCTGAACGCGACGGTATCGGGGCCGGGCCGCGTCGTCGCCTTCGACAATGGCAGCGTCACCGATCACACCGCCTTTGCCGCGCCACAGCGCGCGGCGGTGGGCGGCAAGGCGGTCGCCTTCCTGCGCGGCACCGGCAAGCCGGGCGCAATCACGCTGCAGGTCAGCGCACCGGGGCTGAAACCCGGCCGCATCAGCCTGCAGGGCACAAAGGATTAG